One Micavibrio aeruginosavorus ARL-13 genomic window carries:
- the rpsN gene encoding 30S ribosomal protein S14, translating into MAKTCSVIRNDKRRKLVKRYATKRAALKAQISDRSASPEDRFKAVLELAELPRNSAKNRVRNRCALTGRPRSNYRKFNLCRNALRLLASRGELPGVTKSSW; encoded by the coding sequence ATGGCTAAGACATGTTCAGTGATCCGGAACGACAAACGCCGCAAATTGGTTAAGCGTTATGCAACCAAACGTGCTGCGCTGAAAGCCCAGATCAGCGATCGCTCGGCATCCCCGGAAGATCGTTTCAAGGCTGTTCTGGAACTTGCGGAACTGCCGCGTAACTCGGCGAAAAACCGTGTTCGCAACCGTTGCGCGCTGACCGGTCGTCCGCGTTCCAACTATCGCAAGTTCAACTTGTGCCGAAATGCACTGCGTCTTCTGGCATCCCGTGGCGAACTGCCTGGTGTGACGAAGTCGAGCTGGTAA
- the rplF gene encoding 50S ribosomal protein L6 has product MSRIGKNPVIVPDGVTVEVKGQDVKVKGKLGELTLTVHEAVSVKLEEGGKQVVLAPLSEERKLRMLWPTFRNHIKNMVVGVSEGYTKNLDIQGVGYRANLQGSTLVLQLGYSHDIQYAVPSDIKVAVDKQTKISISGIDKQKVGQVAAEIISYRPPEPYKGKGIRYEGQQILRKEGKKK; this is encoded by the coding sequence ATGTCCCGGATTGGCAAAAACCCCGTGATCGTTCCCGATGGTGTAACCGTCGAAGTTAAAGGTCAAGACGTGAAGGTCAAAGGCAAGCTCGGTGAGCTGACCCTGACCGTGCATGAAGCTGTGTCTGTAAAGCTGGAAGAGGGCGGCAAGCAAGTCGTTCTGGCCCCGCTGTCGGAAGAGCGTAAGCTGCGCATGTTGTGGCCGACCTTCCGCAACCACATCAAGAACATGGTTGTGGGCGTGAGCGAAGGCTACACCAAAAACCTGGACATCCAGGGCGTTGGTTATCGTGCGAACCTGCAGGGCAGCACGCTGGTTCTGCAACTGGGTTACAGCCACGACATTCAATACGCTGTTCCGAGCGACATTAAAGTTGCCGTAGACAAGCAAACGAAAATCAGCATTTCTGGTATCGACAAACAAAAAGTCGGTCAGGTTGCTGCGGAGATCATCTCCTACCGTCCGCCAGAGCCGTACAAAGGCAAAGGTATCCGTTACGAGGGTCAGCAGATCCTGCGTAAAGAAGGCAAGAAGAAGTAA
- the rplO gene encoding 50S ribosomal protein L15 yields the protein MKLNELQPQEGSVKRRMIVGRGIGSGKGKTCGRGVKGQKARTGVSIQGFEGGQMPLYRRLPKRGFVNIFAKDYAEVTLARLQEAIDSKILDVKGVVDEKALVKAGVIRRSKDGVRLLGKGTLKSKIDLKLSGATDAAVKAVEKAGGKVEISVFVPKPFGKKATGAKSGKAKKKK from the coding sequence ATGAAACTCAATGAGCTGCAACCCCAAGAGGGTTCCGTTAAGCGCCGCATGATTGTCGGTCGTGGTATCGGCTCTGGCAAAGGCAAAACTTGCGGCCGTGGCGTAAAAGGTCAGAAAGCCCGTACCGGCGTTTCGATCCAAGGCTTCGAGGGTGGTCAGATGCCTCTGTACCGTCGTCTGCCGAAACGCGGCTTCGTGAACATTTTCGCAAAAGATTATGCGGAGGTGACACTGGCTCGCCTGCAGGAAGCCATCGACTCCAAAATTCTGGATGTTAAAGGCGTTGTTGATGAGAAAGCATTGGTGAAAGCCGGTGTGATCCGCCGCAGCAAAGACGGTGTTCGTCTGCTGGGCAAAGGCACGCTGAAATCCAAGATCGACCTGAAACTGTCCGGTGCGACCGATGCGGCTGTGAAAGCTGTTGAGAAAGCCGGCGGTAAAGTCGAAATCTCCGTTTTCGTGCCGAAGCCGTTCGGTAAAAAAGCCACTGGCGCGAAAAGCGGCAAGGCGAAGAAAAAGAAATAA
- the secY gene encoding preprotein translocase subunit SecY — protein MPSAVEQLAKNANWGALAKATELKKRLLFVILALLVYRLGTYIPVPGINPHVWAEIFTQKGGGILDMFNMFSGGALQRMTIFALNIMPYISASIIMQLASSMSPKLEAMKKEGESGRAKINQYTRFLTVMLATVQAYGLAVGLESMQGASGSAVIDPGMFFRISTVITIVGGTVFLMWLGEQITARGIGNGISLIIFAGIVAELPRAIASTLELGRQGTFSFIELFIMAAMVVGVITFIVFMERAQRRVLVQYPKRQIGNGMMAGEQNHIPLKLNTAGVIPPIFASSLLLLPLTIVGFSGASGNDFTATLAQWLQHGSPTYMILYGLLIAFFCFFYTAIVFNPTENADMLRKYGGFIPGIRPGKSTADYLDYVLTRITMVGAAYLCLICLLPEVLVAKYSMPFYLGGTSLLIVVSVTMDTVAQIHSHMIAHQYEGLLKKAKLGGRRR, from the coding sequence ATGCCATCTGCCGTAGAACAGCTTGCAAAAAATGCCAATTGGGGTGCGCTTGCAAAAGCAACCGAGCTGAAAAAACGTTTGCTGTTTGTGATTCTGGCCCTGCTGGTTTACCGGTTGGGGACATACATTCCCGTGCCGGGAATCAACCCGCATGTGTGGGCCGAAATCTTCACGCAAAAGGGTGGCGGTATCCTGGACATGTTCAACATGTTTTCCGGTGGCGCGCTCCAGCGTATGACGATTTTTGCGTTGAACATTATGCCGTATATTTCGGCCTCGATTATCATGCAGCTGGCGTCATCCATGTCGCCAAAGCTGGAGGCGATGAAGAAGGAAGGCGAAAGCGGTCGCGCGAAGATCAACCAATATACCCGCTTCCTGACTGTGATGTTGGCGACGGTGCAGGCCTATGGTCTGGCCGTTGGTCTGGAAAGCATGCAGGGTGCAAGCGGCTCTGCTGTGATTGATCCGGGCATGTTCTTCCGTATCTCGACGGTCATCACCATTGTTGGCGGTACTGTGTTCCTGATGTGGCTGGGTGAACAAATCACCGCGCGCGGTATCGGTAACGGCATTTCGCTGATCATCTTCGCTGGTATCGTGGCCGAATTGCCGCGCGCTATTGCCAGCACGCTGGAACTGGGACGTCAGGGAACGTTCAGCTTTATTGAGCTGTTCATCATGGCTGCGATGGTTGTTGGTGTGATCACGTTCATCGTGTTCATGGAACGCGCACAACGTCGCGTGCTGGTGCAATATCCGAAGCGCCAGATTGGCAACGGCATGATGGCGGGTGAACAAAACCACATCCCGCTGAAGCTGAACACCGCCGGTGTTATTCCGCCGATCTTCGCATCGTCTTTGCTGTTGCTGCCGTTGACCATTGTTGGTTTTTCCGGTGCATCGGGCAATGATTTCACGGCGACGCTGGCGCAGTGGCTGCAACACGGTTCGCCGACCTACATGATTTTGTATGGTCTGCTGATCGCGTTCTTCTGCTTCTTCTATACCGCGATTGTTTTCAATCCGACGGAGAACGCGGACATGTTGCGCAAGTATGGCGGCTTTATTCCGGGTATCCGTCCGGGTAAGTCCACAGCGGATTATCTGGATTACGTTCTGACGCGTATTACGATGGTGGGTGCGGCGTATCTGTGCCTGATCTGTCTGTTGCCGGAAGTGCTGGTCGCGAAATACAGCATGCCGTTCTATCTGGGCGGGACCAGCTTGCTGATCGTTGTGTCGGTGACGATGGATACAGTCGCGCAAATCCACTCCCACATGATCGCCCATCAATATGAAGGGCTGTTGAAGAAAGCAAAATTAGGAGGCCGCCGTCGATGA
- the rpsK gene encoding 30S ribosomal protein S11 — MAKAEKAGVRMRRKERKNITSGVVHVNSTFNNTIITITDAQGNTVSWCSSGTMGFKGSRKSTPYAAQVAAEQAGRKAQEHGMKELDVEVKGPGSGRESALRALQSIGFTIRSIKDITPIPHNGVRPRKRRRV, encoded by the coding sequence ATGGCTAAGGCTGAAAAAGCTGGCGTTCGTATGCGCCGTAAAGAACGTAAGAACATCACCTCTGGCGTTGTTCACGTGAATTCTACGTTCAACAACACCATCATCACCATCACCGACGCACAGGGTAACACCGTGTCCTGGTGCTCTTCGGGGACGATGGGTTTCAAAGGGTCTCGTAAATCCACCCCGTATGCCGCACAGGTTGCCGCTGAACAAGCTGGCCGCAAGGCGCAGGAACACGGGATGAAAGAACTGGATGTTGAAGTGAAGGGCCCGGGTTCGGGTCGTGAATCCGCACTGCGCGCTTTGCAGTCGATTGGCTTCACCATTCGTTCGATCAAGGACATTACGCCGATCCCGCACAACGGCGTTCGTCCGCGTAAACGTCGTCGCGTTTAA
- the rpmD gene encoding 50S ribosomal protein L30 translates to MSEEKAKKAAPKKAAAKSGKMVRVTQIRSAAGRYDYQEATLKGLGLNKINRSRELEDTPSVRGMINAVQHLVKVEDVA, encoded by the coding sequence ATGTCTGAGGAAAAAGCGAAAAAAGCAGCCCCGAAAAAGGCTGCGGCTAAATCCGGTAAAATGGTACGCGTGACGCAAATCCGCAGTGCAGCCGGTCGCTATGATTATCAGGAAGCCACGCTGAAAGGCCTGGGCCTGAACAAGATCAACCGCTCTCGCGAACTGGAAGATACTCCGTCCGTGCGTGGCATGATCAATGCGGTACAACACCTGGTGAAAGTTGAAGACGTCGCCTAA
- a CDS encoding adenylate kinase → MNLILLGPPGAGKGTQAKKLEDKYGLKQLSTGDMLRAEVAAGTDLGKQAKAVMDAGGLVSDDIIIAMIENRIQQADCAKGVIFDGFPRTVAQAAALETMLAKKGHPLLAAIELQVDEAILVDRLNKRVAEMQSRGEAVRSDDNEETLRKRLQEFRNKTAPIIPFYQGKSLLRSVDGMASIDVVEAAIDKILVGSGAGAAPSAPSAQHP, encoded by the coding sequence ATGAATTTGATTCTTCTGGGCCCACCGGGCGCAGGCAAAGGCACACAGGCAAAAAAGCTGGAAGACAAATACGGTCTGAAGCAGCTCTCCACTGGTGACATGTTGCGCGCCGAGGTGGCCGCCGGCACCGATCTGGGCAAACAGGCGAAGGCCGTGATGGATGCGGGTGGATTGGTGTCCGATGACATCATCATCGCGATGATCGAAAACCGTATCCAGCAAGCCGATTGTGCCAAGGGCGTTATTTTCGATGGTTTCCCGCGTACCGTGGCACAGGCCGCGGCGTTGGAAACAATGCTGGCGAAAAAAGGCCACCCGTTGCTGGCCGCAATTGAATTGCAGGTTGATGAAGCCATTCTGGTCGATCGTCTGAATAAACGCGTTGCTGAAATGCAATCACGTGGCGAGGCCGTGCGGAGCGATGACAACGAAGAAACGCTGCGCAAGCGTTTGCAGGAGTTCCGCAACAAAACTGCGCCGATCATTCCGTTCTATCAGGGCAAGAGCCTGCTGCGTTCTGTTGACGGCATGGCCAGCATTGATGTCGTGGAAGCCGCGATTGATAAAATCCTGGTTGGCAGTGGTGCGGGGGCCGCGCCCAGTGCGCCGTCGGCCCAACACCCATAA
- the rpsE gene encoding 30S ribosomal protein S5: MSSAEATATPSENKRERGGRDRDGKGGKRRDDRNSNEPREREESELIERLVGINRVAKVVKGGRRFGFAALVVVGDGKGRVGFGSAKAREVPDAIRKATDQAKRAMIRVPLREARTLHHDIAGRDGAGRVFLRSAPPGTGIIAGGPLRAIFEALGVQDVVAKKIGSNNPYTMVNATFAALKGMQSPRQVASRRSKKVGDIVASREAARGAAEQAIAAAEEE; this comes from the coding sequence ATGTCCAGCGCAGAAGCAACAGCAACACCATCTGAAAACAAACGCGAACGCGGTGGCCGTGATCGTGATGGTAAAGGCGGCAAACGCCGTGACGACCGCAACAGCAACGAGCCGCGCGAGCGCGAAGAGTCGGAGCTGATCGAGCGTCTGGTTGGTATTAACCGCGTTGCCAAAGTGGTTAAGGGTGGTCGCCGTTTCGGTTTCGCCGCTCTGGTCGTTGTTGGTGATGGTAAAGGCCGCGTTGGTTTCGGCAGTGCCAAAGCCCGCGAAGTTCCCGATGCAATCCGCAAAGCCACCGATCAGGCCAAACGCGCCATGATCCGCGTGCCGCTGCGCGAAGCCCGTACACTGCACCACGATATTGCTGGCCGTGATGGCGCCGGTCGCGTATTCCTGCGCTCTGCCCCTCCGGGTACCGGTATCATCGCAGGTGGTCCGCTGCGTGCGATTTTTGAAGCCCTGGGCGTTCAGGACGTTGTGGCCAAGAAAATTGGTTCCAACAACCCGTACACCATGGTGAACGCGACTTTCGCTGCCCTGAAAGGCATGCAGAGCCCGCGTCAGGTTGCATCCCGTCGCAGCAAAAAAGTTGGCGACATTGTTGCCAGCCGTGAAGCCGCCCGTGGTGCCGCTGAGCAAGCGATTGCCGCAGCTGAAGAAGAATAA
- the rpsH gene encoding 30S ribosomal protein S8 — translation MSMSDPLGDMLTRIRNGQGAKKEVVTCPASKLRGRVLDVLKREGYIRGWSETKNDRGHAELQIELKYDQGQPVIQEISRVSKPGRRVYVKVTEIPRVYNGLGIAVVSTPNGVMADHEAREQNVGGEILCRIF, via the coding sequence ATGTCAATGAGCGATCCACTTGGAGATATGCTGACCCGCATCCGTAACGGTCAAGGCGCGAAGAAAGAAGTCGTGACCTGCCCGGCCTCTAAACTGCGCGGACGGGTTCTGGACGTTCTGAAACGCGAAGGCTACATCCGTGGCTGGAGCGAAACGAAAAACGATCGCGGCCATGCTGAGCTGCAGATCGAACTGAAATATGACCAGGGCCAACCGGTGATCCAGGAGATCAGCCGTGTGTCCAAGCCGGGTCGTCGTGTTTACGTGAAAGTGACGGAAATTCCGCGCGTTTACAACGGTCTGGGTATCGCTGTTGTGTCGACACCGAATGGTGTTATGGCCGACCACGAAGCCCGTGAACAGAACGTTGGCGGCGAAATTCTCTGCCGCATCTTCTAA
- the rplE gene encoding 50S ribosomal protein L5 → MTTKPRFQVMYEKDIKPALKQKYGYKNDMQIPRLDKIVLNMGVGEATTNRAHIDNAVNDLAAISGQKPLITHARKANASFKIRENMAIGCKVTLRRAHMYEFLDRLVTIALPRVRDFRGINGRSFDGRGNYAMGLKEQIVFPEIDYDKVDQMRGMDIIICTTAKSDEEAKELLRGFMMPFRN, encoded by the coding sequence ATGACAACGAAGCCCCGTTTCCAGGTGATGTACGAAAAAGACATCAAACCGGCGCTGAAACAAAAATACGGTTACAAGAACGATATGCAGATCCCGCGTCTGGATAAAATCGTTCTGAACATGGGCGTAGGCGAAGCCACGACCAACCGCGCACACATTGATAACGCTGTAAACGATCTGGCAGCGATCTCCGGTCAAAAGCCGCTGATCACGCATGCTCGCAAAGCGAACGCCTCTTTCAAAATTCGTGAAAACATGGCGATCGGTTGCAAAGTGACGTTGCGTCGTGCGCACATGTACGAATTCCTGGATCGTCTGGTCACGATCGCGCTGCCGCGCGTTCGCGACTTCCGCGGCATCAATGGTCGCAGCTTTGACGGTCGCGGTAACTACGCGATGGGCCTGAAGGAACAGATCGTGTTCCCCGAGATCGACTACGATAAAGTTGATCAAATGCGCGGGATGGACATCATCATCTGCACCACGGCGAAATCCGACGAAGAAGCAAAAGAGCTTCTGCGCGGTTTCATGATGCCCTTCCGCAACTAA
- the rpsM gene encoding 30S ribosomal protein S13: protein MARIAGVNVPDKKRVPIALTYIHGIGRTTAFKMCEKLGLDVQRRMHELTEDELNLIRKEIENGGFLIEGDLRREISLNIKRLMDMACYRGLRHRRNLPVRGQRTKTNARTRKGPAKPIAGKKQATKK from the coding sequence GTGGCACGTATTGCTGGTGTCAACGTTCCCGATAAGAAACGCGTTCCAATCGCGTTGACTTACATTCACGGGATCGGCCGTACGACGGCGTTCAAAATGTGCGAAAAACTGGGCCTCGATGTTCAGCGCCGCATGCACGAACTGACCGAAGATGAACTGAACCTCATCCGTAAAGAAATTGAAAACGGTGGTTTCCTGATCGAGGGTGACCTGCGCCGTGAAATTTCCCTGAACATTAAACGTCTGATGGATATGGCTTGCTATCGCGGCCTGCGCCATCGTCGTAACTTGCCTGTTCGCGGCCAACGCACCAAGACCAACGCGCGCACGCGCAAAGGTCCGGCGAAGCCGATCGCAGGTAAGAAACAAGCAACCAAGAAATAA
- the rplR gene encoding 50S ribosomal protein L18: MAKGLTSQQRRTFRTRNKLRQVNVARSGQKLARPRLSVHRTGKGIYAQVIDDVRGVTLAAASSMDKELKLKNGGNKEAAHKVGKLVAERAKKAGVTLVQFDRGGYVYHGRVKAVADGAREAGLEF; the protein is encoded by the coding sequence ATGGCCAAGGGTTTGACATCACAACAACGCCGCACGTTCCGGACGCGCAACAAGCTGCGTCAGGTTAACGTAGCACGTTCCGGGCAAAAGCTGGCCCGTCCGCGTCTGTCTGTGCATCGCACCGGCAAAGGCATCTATGCCCAAGTGATTGATGATGTGCGCGGCGTTACGCTTGCGGCAGCATCGTCCATGGACAAAGAGCTGAAGCTGAAAAACGGCGGCAACAAAGAAGCAGCTCACAAAGTGGGCAAGCTGGTTGCTGAACGCGCGAAGAAAGCTGGCGTTACGCTGGTTCAATTCGACCGCGGTGGTTACGTCTATCATGGCCGTGTTAAGGCTGTGGCTGACGGTGCCCGTGAAGCCGGCTTGGAATTCTAA
- a CDS encoding DNA-directed RNA polymerase subunit alpha yields the protein MIQKNWQELIKPSKIDIEHGSDARSIGKIVAEPLERGFGLTLGNALRRILLSSLQGAAVTAVQIDGVLHEFSSIEGVREDVTDIVLNIKAIAVRMHVEGPKKMRLHAEGPCEVTAGMIEAGADIEIMNPDLVICTLDKGAKLNMEMTVNTGKGYRPAALNRPEEAPVGLIPVDSVFSPVRKVSYEVENARVGQITDYDKLTLNIETNGVISPEDAVAYAARIMQDQLQVFINFEEPKAAESREEAHELPFNKNLLRKVDELELSVRSANCLKNDNIVYIGDLVQKSEADMLRTPNFGRKSLNEIKEVLTIMGLHLGMQVEGWPPENIEDLARKVDEPF from the coding sequence TTGATACAGAAAAACTGGCAGGAACTGATTAAACCGTCGAAAATTGACATCGAACATGGCTCTGACGCCCGTTCGATCGGCAAAATCGTGGCCGAGCCGCTGGAGCGTGGTTTTGGCCTGACGCTGGGCAACGCCCTGCGCCGTATTCTGCTGTCCTCTCTGCAAGGTGCGGCTGTTACCGCTGTGCAGATTGATGGCGTTCTGCACGAGTTCTCCTCCATCGAAGGCGTTCGCGAGGATGTAACGGACATCGTTCTGAACATCAAAGCAATCGCTGTGCGCATGCACGTTGAAGGCCCGAAGAAAATGCGTCTGCACGCTGAAGGTCCATGCGAAGTGACCGCCGGCATGATCGAAGCTGGCGCTGACATCGAAATCATGAACCCGGACCTCGTGATCTGCACGCTGGACAAGGGCGCGAAACTGAACATGGAAATGACGGTCAACACCGGCAAGGGTTATCGCCCGGCTGCGCTGAACCGTCCGGAAGAAGCGCCGGTTGGTTTGATCCCGGTTGACTCCGTGTTCTCCCCGGTTCGTAAAGTTTCTTACGAAGTTGAAAACGCCCGCGTTGGCCAAATCACCGACTATGATAAACTGACGCTGAACATTGAAACCAATGGCGTGATTTCTCCGGAAGATGCCGTGGCCTATGCCGCACGCATCATGCAAGACCAGTTGCAAGTCTTCATCAACTTTGAAGAGCCGAAAGCCGCTGAGTCCCGTGAAGAAGCACACGAACTGCCGTTCAACAAAAACCTGCTGCGCAAAGTTGACGAACTGGAACTGTCCGTTCGCTCTGCAAACTGCTTGAAGAACGACAACATTGTTTACATCGGTGACCTGGTCCAGAAATCCGAAGCCGACATGCTGCGTACGCCGAACTTCGGCCGCAAGTCGCTGAACGAGATCAAGGAAGTGCTGACAATCATGGGTCTGCATCTGGGTATGCAGGTCGAGGGTTGGCCGCCAGAGAATATCGAAGACCTGGCCCGTAAAGTTGACGAGCCGTTCTAA